The Citrus sinensis cultivar Valencia sweet orange chromosome 4, DVS_A1.0, whole genome shotgun sequence DNA segment ATGAAAACCAGATGACCTGAACGAATTGCTTGAAAGATGTGGCAGCTTGAGAGTTGCAACAACACCACCGGCAAGAGCAGATAAGGATGCCAAAACGAATGCAGGTATATTGCCTCCACCAAATAGAGCATCCCATGGACCCGCACCAAGTGATACAATCATCTAAACAAGCcatgaatgaatgaaatcaTTTTTACTGGCTAACAAAAACTGAATACTCATCACCCACATgatgagaaaatgtaaaatttacaatatgattaatatttttatatgtcaGTGCAGAAATCTAGCAAACTCGGCCAAGAGATGATAAGGGAATATTTTTtgactaaaattaaatatgcaatTTCACCCTTTTAGGTGTGACAGAAATATGGATATCCAACTAAATTATCACTAAAAACAGAAGCGATAACCAGATCATTGTTGAAGGATAATATCTTCACACTGATAAGGCAAAAGTAACGATTGCAACCTTGAAATTAAAcatagaagaaagaaaaaggcgAAAAACATATTAACTAACCTGTGGAATAACAATTGCGAGATTCAGAACTCCTATTGCCAATCCTGCAGACCCATATAAGTTTGCCAAAATAAGTTTTGCCACATCTGGAAACCATATTAAGTAGAAGGAGATGGTGGATAAAAACTAAGCACACAAACCTTGGCCACCACCCGAATCAGCAGTTAACTCCGCTGTGATAGCAAAGGGAACACTATAGGTAATCtacaaaagaaataatcatgCAAGGAAAAATGAACTTCTGCTGACAGAAATTGAAGGTAAAGTGATATACTCCAAGAAAGCAGATACATACAGCAAGAGGGAAACCAAGCAGGGTAAATACAACCAAGGAAGCCACCTTGATTGCTTGATTCGCTCCAATTCCATGTTCAATCCCTCCAGAATATTCTCTGACAGATATCACACTAATGATAGCCGTGGTTGCCATACAGGCAAACACAATAAAGTTGCTGATTGCCCATACAAGCCTTGAACCTATCCACCGACACATAGGTTCAATTAAGAAAGAACTGACGCCAAGAACAACCTGTACCAAAAAGGAACATCATAATTAGCAATTGCTGAAAAGGGAAAAGATAACAGCTCACGTGATATAACCATCTCCAGCCACAAGTTGACTAAATAAGCTCCCTTAATTTAAACTAACCATGACAGTATTTAGGAAAAGTTAAAATGCTGATGCTAAATTCTGAGTTCTTACTGAATTCAATAGCAAACCAAATGCACCTTCTCTGACACCTTGATCGTAAAACTTTACTTCATGATCATTCCCCTTTGGATCCCCATGATAAACCTCTCTTCCCATCCAATCTgtatcaaaaagaaagaaggggAACCAGGACAACTGCAGGTAAACACAAGATCATTGtgaaaaccaaaagaaaaagaaaaagaagataaggGACAAAACGAAATAGACTAAGAAAACTTGTAACAGCAAACAATGTAAAAGATatattgttattatcattaataaaatactatCAAATACAGGTGACCCAAGGTTGTCCATAATTACTTAAACACCTACCCATGTAAGAGCCATAACAATAAGCACTACATGCATTGCAGGGGGTAAATGCCTTAAACTGGTTAATAAATTGACTAATACAGCTCCGGGTCCATCATTGAAGCTCCCATTTGTATCCTCAGCTTTTTTGCTGATATGCTTTAGATTGGCATCACTTTCATGGCCACTCTCAACTTTATTACCATTGGCATTAGGAGCAGCTGGCATATCATGTTTTGATTTGGAAATGGCATTTCGTTGAGGATCATCCAACAAAGGAGCAGAATCTGTCAAATGATTGGGCTGATTTACAGTTAGTGGAACCTCATCAGCAAAATATATGGTCACAAGAGCACATAGCGTCAGGAACACCTGCACATGTGCCAAACAAATTTTTAGaaagaagacaaaagaaaatgtaaatagaAGCAATGTATAATACATTTTCAATACTACATTTATGCATAGATAGAACAAGCCTAACTGGAATTTCTCATTCAATGGGAGAATAACGATAAATCCATTAGAAATTTAGTAAAATGGTGTGTTAAAAATAAGCATCATATATAGATGTTgactttttatctttatcaaCCACGGCCTCTCCATATCTAAATTTATCATGTATTATGCATAAAACATATCACATGCATGCAGTAGAAGGTGAATATACGAGGTCAACCAATTTACTATTCATCATTGCTTTAACAGCAGAATCAACATATTGTCTCATAATTAGCAATATTCGATCACAAAAGAGGAGATATCCATAGCTTAATACTCATTGCAAATGTCAAATGAAGTGGGTAACAATTAAGGCatttaagattaattatttcCAGCATAATCTAGATTACATGCTCGTCTTCAATAAAAGATTTCTTAATAAAAGCATTAAATTTCTCACAATGATAGATACATGATGAAATGTTCTTtacaatgaaagaaaatgtaaaaaatttaacttctaTTATACTATTACTAACCACTGCCACAAGAAATGCTGCCTTGAGATTCCCACAAGCTGCGCAACATGCCCTACTCGTGAGGAAAGGAAACCATCTGCTCAGACAATTGTTGGATAGATCAATCACTAAGTCTATCAgctgaaataaaataacaaaaaaaaatgcaaaaaatacGTATTTGTTGAGATAATGTAGCAACCCTATCATGCGAAAATGCAGCGTGTCCTTACATTCAACCATCAACCATGAGAAAGAATTTTCTacacatttaataaaatctcaaaatctacaatgaacttcaaattttctaaaagcCCATAATAATGTGTTCGAGCATGTCCATCTATTGAAATATTACTTAGCCACAAAACTACATCCAAAAGGTTTCACCTGTGCCAACTTCCACTAGCACCAGCAGAAAACCCTAGGATGTTTCCAACAGCCATCCACGAGCAGAATATAGCATTTGCTGAATTCCGTTGATCAGGACCTAAGACATGACCATTCTACATCATGATTTGTACCAAAATGTCTGCAAAACTAAATACTTGAactaaaataaactttaagaTTCCACCATAAAACTGGTTCTATTCAAGAACATatggataaaaaatgaaataaaaagaaaagtcacCTGATAGATCAGCCAAAAGGGCACGAGCTGGTCCCTGGAGAGGAAAAAGACCATAACttattaaacataaaagaCGGTTAACACCATTGTTTTTCAAGCAGCAGTGATGGCAAGGAacaaataaatgttaaaacaaacttACTTGCACTGTATTGTTTGCAAGATCCAGCAACCAGAACCCTATAACAAAGACAAAAGCTGCCCTTGTTCGAGTACCTCTGAATTTGCTGCATTTGCATAAATGATATGTCACcattgaatttatatttatatttgtagaattaaaaaaaaaaaatcaaaagcatTGATGAACCTGCAGTGCTCCTTTGTATCGCCTAATATATAACCAATGTCTGCAGAAAACCCGATAATTATCACCTAAATTGCAAGACTTAGTTCAGCTGGTAAAAAGTGAGGtataaacaatttaaaatataaactagAAACGCATCAATGCTTACAGCAACAGAAATCATCAGACATCCTGCAAGAATAAATGGCCGTCTTCTTCCGTACTTTGATGTGCATTTATCACTCCAGATACCAACACAAGGTTGAACCTAATATGACAAGAGCAAATGACACAGTAAGtccaaattcaaatcaaacaggACCATTTAGGAGTAGATATGTAAActttttgcatttatttatgcAAGAGCAAGTTACAAGCAGCATTGTACTATCACATCTACAAATaacattatataattatttagctTTGGTAACCTAATTCCCTTCCAGGGTTTGAACCTCAGACCTCTTGTTTTCAACACGAGTTTTTACCATCTCAACAATATGGCACCCACATCACATCTACAAACAACAGGAAGAtcataataaatagaaaaatacgGAGCAGTAGTCAGATGTTATAAATTACCGATAGCAGGATCTGATCTACCATTTACATTCCAAGGAAAccgaaacaaaaaaaaaaaaaaaggtaaggTTTACAAAGTAACATAAACCTTTTTGTTaagaattgttattattattatttttccttcaggGATGAAACATGTTAAATATACATCACAATAGAAAAGCTATCATCTTTACTTTTTGgggaaaatattattaatattaatattattatttttaagcacATATATTGAAAACtggattaataaattataagagGGGAGAAGCAGGTAGGCACCCATGAAAAAGAAGTTTATCCATTTAAACGGAATATATGATTATATCATATTCACACCCCATTGAGATTCCAATAAAATGTAAGACATGATGGCAAGTTCTAACAATAAAAGGCAGTAGACTTATAAGCGGTAAGTTACATTGAAGTGCTAAAAATCCAAATATTTAGCGAAACAATTGAGACAAAAATAAGGGAAAAAATTGCCATCACCTACCACAAGGCCTGTAATAGGGCCACAGAGCCAaatgaatgaagaaaatgCATGTTGTATTCCAAGTGTCTGCAGCAATCAGCCATCAAGAGCATggttaagaaagaaaatgttacATATGGCTGTATCCTAAAATGAACTCAGTATGGAGTGATTATGAAAAACCTAgatcataattttctttcttttttttttttttttttttaaatgttccAAAATCTCAGAAATGAAAACATCATTGCAGTCACACCTAATTACCTAAACATGCTTACACACATTACAAGTAGTAGTAGTAAAAAGCTGTGGAACATATGCACTCTCTTAAATTGATAACATTCACTTGTAGAAATTGCAGGTTAAAAGGACATTGACAGTAGAGAAGC contains these protein-coding regions:
- the LOC102577941 gene encoding sucrose transporter 2 isoform X2, with translation MISVAVIIIGFSADIGYILGDTKEHCSKFRGTRTRAAFVFVIGFWLLDLANNTVQGPARALLADLSGPDQRNSANAIFCSWMAVGNILGFSAGASGSWHRWFPFLTSRACCAACGNLKAAFLVAVVFLTLCALVTIYFADEVPLTVNQPNHLTDSAPLLDDPQRNAISKSKHDMPAAPNANGNKVESGHESDANLKHISKKAEDTNGSFNDGPGAVLVNLLTSLRHLPPAMHVVLIVMALTWLSWFPFFLFDTDWMGREVYHGDPKGNDHEVKFYDQGVREGAFGLLLNSVVLGVSSFLIEPMCRWIGSRLVWAISNFIVFACMATTAIISVISVREYSGGIEHGIGANQAIKVASLVVFTLLGFPLAITYSVPFAITAELTADSGGGQGLAIGVLNLAIVIPQMIVSLGAGPWDALFGGGNIPAFVLASLSALAGGVVATLKLPHLSSNSFRSSGFHFG
- the LOC102577941 gene encoding sucrose transporter 2 (The RefSeq protein has 8 substitutions, 2 frameshifts compared to this genomic sequence), whose amino-acid sequence is MSETRSFKVPYRNLKKGTAAEVEMIEADEFHHRIDLNSNASSPPSSSHSPIPNGTSNFAVRPKQCSLITLVLSCTVAAGVQFGWALQLSLLTPYIQTLGIQHAFSSFIWLCGPITGLVVQPCVGIWSDKCTSKYGRRRPFILAGCLMISVAVIIIGFSADIGYILGDTKEHCSKFRGTRTRAAFVFVIGFWLLDLANNTVQGPARALLADLSGPDQRNSANAILCSWMAVGNILGFSAGASGSWHRWFPFLTSRACCAACGNLKAAFLVAVVFLTLCALVTIYFADEVPLTVNQPNHLTDSAPLLDDPQRTAISKSKHDMPAAPNANGNKVESGHERDANLKHISKKAEDPNGSFNDGPGAVLVNLLTSLRHLPPAMHVVLVVMALTWLSWFPFFLFDTDWMGREVYHGDPKGNDHEVKFYDQGVREGAFGLLLNSVVLGVSSFLIEPMCRWIGSRLVWAISNFIVFACMATTAIISVISVRRNILEGIEHGIGANQAIKVASLVVFTLLGFPLAITYSVPFAITGELTADSGGGQGLAIGVLNLAIVIPQMIVSLGAGPWDALFGGGNIPAFGLASLSALAGGVVATLKLPHLSSNSFTSSGFHFG
- the LOC102577941 gene encoding sucrose transporter 2 isoform X1, which translates into the protein MHIKVRKKTAIYSCRMSDDFCCYIGYILGDTKEHCSKFRGTRTRAAFVFVIGFWLLDLANNTVQGPARALLADLSGPDQRNSANAIFCSWMAVGNILGFSAGASGSWHRWFPFLTSRACCAACGNLKAAFLVAVVFLTLCALVTIYFADEVPLTVNQPNHLTDSAPLLDDPQRNAISKSKHDMPAAPNANGNKVESGHESDANLKHISKKAEDTNGSFNDGPGAVLVNLLTSLRHLPPAMHVVLIVMALTWLSWFPFFLFDTDWMGREVYHGDPKGNDHEVKFYDQGVREGAFGLLLNSVVLGVSSFLIEPMCRWIGSRLVWAISNFIVFACMATTAIISVISVREYSGGIEHGIGANQAIKVASLVVFTLLGFPLAITYSVPFAITAELTADSGGGQGLAIGVLNLAIVIPQMIVSLGAGPWDALFGGGNIPAFVLASLSALAGGVVATLKLPHLSSNSFRSSGFHFG